The Tardibacter chloracetimidivorans region TTCGCTGGCGGCACCGTGGTCCACATCAATGCGGGCGTCTCTGCGCTGGTCGCATGCCTCATCCTTGGCAAGCGCATCGGCTACCAGAAGGAAGTGATGGCGCCGCACAGCATGACGATGACGTTCATCGGCACCGGACTGCTGTGGGTGGGCTGGTTCGGCTTCAACGCCGGTTCGGCGCTGGAGGCCAATGGTTCGGCCGCGCTTGCGATGATCAACACCTTTGTCGCAACCGCATCGGCGGGCCTGTTCTGGATGATCGCCGAGCGTCTGAGCGGCCACAAGGGCTCGGCCCTGGGCTTCTGCTCCGGCATCATCGCCGGCCTGGTCGCCGTCACTCCGGCGGCGGGCAACAGCGGCCCGTTCGGCGCGATCGTGCTTGGCGCGGTGGCTTCGGTCATCTGCTTCTACGCGGTCAGCATCCTGAAGCCGAGGCTTGGCTATGACGACTCGCTCGACGCGTTCGGCATCCACGGCATCGGCGGCATGATCGGCGCGATCGGCACCGGCATCGTCTATGCGCCGTGGCTCGGTGGCCCCGGCGGCGACGACTTCAGCATCGGCTCGCAGCTTGTCATCCAGATCCAGACCGTCCTCGCGACGATCGTCTGGTCGGCTGTCGGCACCGCGATCGCGATCTTCGTCGCCAAGGCGCTTACCGGCCTCCGGGTGACCGAGGAAACCGAGCGCGAAGGGCTCGACCTCGGCGAACACGGCGAGCGCGCCTACAACTACTGACGGGGTTCCTCCTGCGAACGACTGGGCCGGGGCATCGCTCCGGCCCATTTTTTATGTTCAACTCTTCGAGGAAAGTTGCGTCAGCGCGCCCATCAGCGGGGAAAGATCATAGCCCTGGGCCGCAGCCTTCTCCGACAGGCTTTGCGGTGAATCACCCATCGACGCGCGGGCGAGCGACCAGAGATTGGTCGAGCGCGTGCCGGAACGGCAGAACGCCAGCACCGGCCCGTCCGCGGATTCGAGCGCGGTGCGCATTGCTTCCACCTGTTCCATCGAAAATCCGCCGCTGACCGGAATGGCGGCATAGTCCATGCCTGCCGCCCGCGCGGCCGCCTCGATCTCGCTGCCGCCCGGCTGCCCCGGGGCTTCGCCATCGGGACGGTTGTTGATGACAAGGGTGATGCCCGTGGTTCTCGCCTCCGCAAGATCGGCCGGGGCGATCTGCCCGGCGACGAAGGTCTTTTCATCCAGCTTCTTGAACATGCCTGCATCCTGTGGCCGCAACTCGGATGGCGTCCTTATCGGGGCCGCGGGCCGGGGTTGCAATGGCGGGACGGGCGAGCCGCAAGCTGAACGGCAAATTAACAGCTTGCCAAGCAGCGAATCACCGATAGTATGACGCGCCATCCACGGGAGAGGATGCCTAAAGAAAAAGCCGCCCCGAAGAGCGGCTTTAAGTTTAGGAGAGGATGCCTGAAAGGCATGGTCTTTGTGCACCGCACAAAGAGATTCCGCAAGTGCGAAAAGCTCATCGCTGATTGCGAAAATTGCAATCCGCTGATCGCTACCCGCCTTCCCTGCTTTACAGATGCTGACTGCGTCATTCCGGCTCCGTTCAGCCGGGAATCGCGATGGTTCGATCACGGCCGGAGCCGCCTGGCCCGGCAGCAGGAGGTTGAACATGCGATCATTTATATTAGCCGGTCTGATGGCGGCGACCGCGATGCCCGCCGTTGCTTACGCCGATTCGCCATCGCGGGCCGAGACGCGGCACGACCGGAGGGAAATCCGACAGGGGATGCGCGAAGTGCATCAGGGCCGGCATGAGGTGCAGCGCGACATGCGTCGGGGCGATTGGCGGGAGGCCCGCGAGGATCGTCGCGAACTGCGCGAGGACCGGCGGGAGCTGAGAGAAGACCGCCGCGACTATCGCGAGGACCGGCGCGACGCCTGGCGCGACTATCGCAGCCGCAACCGTCACGTCTTTCACCAGCCGCGCTACATGGGGCCATCGGGCTATCGCTATCGTGCCTGGCAGCCCGGCTGGCGTATACCGTCCGCCTATTACGGCCCGCGCTACATCATCGCCGATCCCTGGCATTATCGGCTTCATCGGCCCGCGTCGGGCCATCTGCGCTGGGTCCGCTATGGCGATGACGTGCTTCTGGTGGACGTCCGGAACGGCATGATCCGCGAGGTGATCCGGGACTTCTTCTGGTAACTGTCGGGGCGGGGTGGCCGGCGTCTCGGCCGCCCTTGCCTGCTATCAGCCGCCTCATTAGCATCGGGTCATGGTCCCCCTAAGGATTTCCCCCCGATGTCAAAATCTTCGATCCTGTGCGCGGCCGCCGGCCTCGCCCTGCTTTCCGCCTGCGCGCAGCAGTCTCAGCCGCCCGCTGTGAGCAGCGCACCTGCGATCGCACCCGCCGCCAGCGCGGCCGGGCAGCTTCGCGCACTTCTGGCGCAAAGCGATGAGGCCGATCTGAAGCGCAATCCGCTGAACGCGCTCTACCGGGGCGACATGCGCTATGCCGGGCAGTTCGGCGATCATCTGTCCGACGCCTATCTGGCGGCCGAACGCGCGGCCGCCGAGGAAGATCTGAGGCGGCTCGCCGAGGTTGACCGCAGCCGGCTTTCGCCCACCGATCAGGTGATCCACGACACGTTCAAATGGCAGCGGACGCTGGACCTGCGCGGTCTCCAGCCCGATTTCGCGCTCATCGGCGTGCAGCTGCCGATTGATCATTTCAACGGGATGCACATCTACTTTCCCGATCTTTCGTCGGGGGAGGGCGCAGCGCCCTACAAGACCGTCGCCGATTACGACCACGGGCTGTCGCGGATCGACGGATTTGTCGCCTTTCTGGACGCGGCGGCCGTGCGCATGCGCGAAGGCGCCGCGCGCGGTGTCACCCAGCCCAGGCTCGTTGTTGAAAACATGATCGGGCAGCTCGACACGCTGATCGCGCAGGGCGTGGACAAGTCCACCTTCTACGGTCCGATCCGCAACATGCCGGAGGGCTTTACCGACGCTGAAAAGGCGCGGCTGACGCAGGCCTATCGCGAGGCGATTTCCGGGAAGATCGATCCAGCCTACAAGCGCCTTCGCGATTTCCTGAAGACCGAATATCTGCCGCGGGCGCGGGCGAGCGTCGGGTTGAGCCAGATGCCGGGCGGCGCGGACTATTACGCCTATCTGGTGGAGCGGCAGACGACCACCGAGATGACGCCTGACGAGATTCACCAGCTTGGCTTGAGCGAAGTCGCCCGGATCAAGAAGGGCATGGAGGAGATCAAGAACCAGGTCGGCTTCAAGGAGCCGCTGGCCAAGTTCTTCGACTACATCCGCACCGATCCCAAGTTCAAACCGGAAAGCGCCAAGGCGCTGGGCGACGGCTACCGAGCGATTGGGGAGCGTGTGGCCGCCGCCGTGCCGAAGCTGTTCTCCACCGTCCCCGAAGCGCCGCTCGAGATCAGGCCGGTGCCGTCCTATATCGAAAAGACATCGGCCGGGGCCTATTACATGGCCGGCACGCCCGACGGATCGCGGCCGGGCATATTCTATTACAACAGCTACGACCTGCCGTCGCGCACCACGCCGGGCATGGAAACGCTCTATCTGCACGAAGCCGTGCCGGGGCATCATTTCCAGATCAGCCTCGCGCAGGAAAATGATGAGCTGCCCAATTTCCTGCGTTTCGACGGCAATACCGCCTATGTCGAAGGCTGGGCGCTCTATTCCGAAAGCCTGGGGCGGGAGCTTGGGCTGCTGACCGATCCCTATCAGCGCTTCGGCTCCTATGACGACGAGATGATGCGGGCGATGCGGCTGGTCGTCGACACCGGCATCCACGCCAAGGGCTGGACCCGCGATCAGGCGATCGCCTACATGCTCGCCAATTCATCGATGGGCAGGACCGATGCGACCGCCGAGGTGGAGCGCTATATCGCCTATCCGGGGCAGGCGCTGTCCTACAAGGTGGGGCAGATCACGATCCGGCGGCTGCGCGACAGGGCCGAAGCGGCGCTTGGAGCCCGGTTCGACATCCGCGCCTTCCATGACCAGGTGCTGACGACGGGCGCCTTGCCGATGGAGATTCTTGAAGCCAAGATCGACAACTGGATCGCATCGCAAAAGGGCTGAACGCAGGCGCGACCCGCCTGACAGGGAGGATGAATGCCGGCTGATCTGGGCTTCACCCATATCGCACTGGTGGTCGCGGACATGGAGGCGAGCCTCGCCTTCTATGCCGATTATGCGAACATGCATGTCGTCCACCGCCGCAACGGCCAGGGCCGGGGCGATGTGGTCGCGTGGATCAGCGACGGAACGCGGCCTTTCGTCATCGTGCTGATCCAGCAGCCGGGGCTGAAGGATCGTCCGCTCGGGCCGATCGGCCATCTGGGGGTGGCTTGCGCCAGCCGCGAAGACATCGACCGGCTGGCCGCGCGCGCGGCGGAGGCGGGTATCCTGCTGAAAGGCCCCGAAGACTGGGGCGCGCCGGTTGGCTATTGGGCCTATATCGCCGACCCTGACGGCAATGTGCTGGAGATTTCGCACGGCCAGCAGGTGGAGCTGACCGTGGAAAACCGGCCGGGTTGAGCAGCCACGCCCGGCCATTCGTTCCGTGCGTAGTCGGCTAGGGCCGCTTCTTCAGCTCGTCCCTGATCTCGCGGAGCAGCAGCACGTCTTCCGGCGTTGCGGCAGGCGTTGCCGGCTTCCTTTCGATCAGCCGGTTGGCGAGCTTCACCATCAGGAAGATGATGAAGGCGAGAATGATGAAATTGACCGTCTGGGTGATGAACTCACCATAGCCCAGCACGGGCACGCCCGCCGCCTTCAGGGCGGCATAGTCGCTCAACGAGCCCTCATAGGCTTCAGGTACATCCGCAAGCAGGAAGAACTTGCTGGAGAAGTTGAGCCCGCCGAAAACGCGGGCGACCACGGGCATGATCACATCATCGGTCAGCGATGTGACGATCTTGCCGAATGCGCCGCCGATAATGACCGCGACCGCCAGATCCAGCACATTGCCGCGCGCGATGAACGCCTTGAACTCGCTGAGCATTTTCATCCCCGTCTATTCGACATCGCCCGTAACGAACCGTTCTTTGCCTTGGAATGCAAGTCTTTTGCGAAACAAAGCCCGATTGCCGATGCAACGGCTACGCCCTAAGATCGTTGCGCTTCCAGCACGGCCGGTGAAAAGGAAAATCCATGTCTCTCCGTCGCTTCGGCAAGATCATGCTGCCTGCAATGCTTGCGCTGTGGCTGACCGCCTGCGGCATCAACGCCATTCCCACGGCGGAGGAAAACGCCAAGGCGAAATGGGCCGATGTGCAGAACCAGTATCAGCGCCGCGCCGACCTGATCCCCAATCTGGTCGCAACCGTGCGGGGCTATGCCGAGCAGGAGCGCGAGGTGCTGGTGGAGGTGACGAACGCGCGGGCGCGCGCCACCTCGGTCAATGTCTCGCCCGAACAGTTGACCGATCCCGCGGCGGTGGAACAATTCTCCCAGGCGCAAGGCGCGCTCAGCCAGTCGCTCGGCAGGCTGCTGCTGGTGGTGGAGCGCTATCCGGATTTGAAGTCCAACCAGAACTTCCTTGCGTTGCAGAGCCAGATCGAAGGCACCGAGAACCGCATCGCCATCGCGCGGTTGGACTATAATCGCGCGGTGCAGGACTATAACACCGAAATCCGCACCTTTCCGTCGATCGTGGGCGCAAGGCTGATCTATGGCGCAAAGCCGATGGTGCCGTTCCAGGCGACTTCGCCAGGGGCGGAACAAGCGCCGAAGGTCGAGTTCTGATGACCCGCATCCGGGCCGTCGCGGCGGCCCTGCTGCTTTGCCTGTGGGGTGCGGCGGCACTGGCCGCGCCTCAATTTCCGCCGCTTTCCGGCCGCGTGACGGACGCCTCCGATCTGCTCGACCCGGCGCAGGAGCAGGCGCTTGGGGCAAAGCTGGAATCGCTGGAAAAGCAGACCGGACGCCAGCTTGTGGTCGCAACCATTCCCGATCTGCAGGGCCATGCTATCGAGGATTACGGCTATCAGCTTGGCCGCGCCTGGGGGATCGGCCGCAAGGACGTGAACGACGGGGTGCTGCTGATCGTGGCGCCCAATGAAAAGAAGGTCAGAATAGAGGTCGGCTACGGGCTGGAGCCGGTGCTGACCGACGCGCTTTCAAGCGTCATCATTCAGCAGGCGATATTGCCGCATTTCCGTGAAGGCCGGATGGCGGAAGGAATCCTGGCGGGCGCGGACGCGCTGATCGCGCAGCTCCAGCTCCCCGATGAAGAGGCGCAGGCCCGCCACGCCGAGGCCGCACGGCTTCTGGCGGAGCGCGACCGGGGCACGGGCCCTGCCGGGTTTTTCTGGATCATCGTCGTGGCGGTCATCCTCATCGTGATCTTCAGCAATCGCGGCGTGGGCCGCCGCTTCCGGGGCGGGCGGGCTCCCGTGGTGCTCTGGGGGCCGGGGCTCGGCGGCGGCTGGGGCGGCGGGCGCGGCGGCTTCGGCGGTGGCGGATTTTCGGGTGGCGGCGGCAGCTTTGGCGGCGGAGGCGCATCGGGCGGATGGTGATGACGGTCGATCCCGGCGACCACCAGCGCGTCACCGCTGCCGTGCGCGAGGTGGAAACGCGGACGAGCGGGGAGATCGTGACCATCGCCGCGCGGTCGAGCGACCATTATCTCGACATGGTGCTGGCATGGGGCGTGCTGGCGGTGTTCCTTGCGCTTGCGACTTTGGCCGCATTGCCGCCGCCGATGGTCGAGCGGCTGCATGGGGCGGCGCTTGGCTGGCAGGCGCAACTTTCCCATGGCGAGGCGCTGGCAGCGCTGATCCTGCTGCTGGCCGTGAAGTTTGGCGCGGTGTGCTGGATCGTGTCGCTTCGCCCGGTGCGGCTGGCGCTCACGCCGCGCGCGATCAAGGCCCGGCGCGTGCGGGCGCGGGCGATCGACTGTTTCCGCGTCGGCGCGGAATGGCGCACCGTGGGGCGAACCGCCGTGCTGATCTACGTTTCGCTTGCCGAGCATCAGGTGGAAATCGTCGCCGACCGCGCGATTCATTCCAGGGTGGAGCCGGAGGAGTGGGGACGGATCGCCGCCGGCCTGGTCGATGCGCTGAAGGACGGGCGGCCGGGCGACGGTCTGGTCGCTGCGGTGGAGCAATCGGGCGAACTGCTCGCCCGGCACTTCCCACCAGACGTCCGCAACCCTAATGAGCTGCCGGACA contains the following coding sequences:
- a CDS encoding TIGR01244 family sulfur transferase; protein product: MFNLLLPGQAAPAVIEPSRFPAERSRNDAVSICKAGKAGSDQRIAIFAISDELFALAESLCAVHKDHAFQASSPKLKAALRGGFFFRHPLPWMARHTIGDSLLGKLLICRSACGSPVPPLQPRPAAPIRTPSELRPQDAGMFKKLDEKTFVAGQIAPADLAEARTTGITLVINNRPDGEAPGQPGGSEIEAAARAAGMDYAAIPVSGGFSMEQVEAMRTALESADGPVLAFCRSGTRSTNLWSLARASMGDSPQSLSEKAAAQGYDLSPLMGALTQLSSKS
- a CDS encoding TPM domain-containing protein is translated as MTVDPGDHQRVTAAVREVETRTSGEIVTIAARSSDHYLDMVLAWGVLAVFLALATLAALPPPMVERLHGAALGWQAQLSHGEALAALILLLAVKFGAVCWIVSLRPVRLALTPRAIKARRVRARAIDCFRVGAEWRTVGRTAVLIYVSLAEHQVEIVADRAIHSRVEPEEWGRIAAGLVDALKDGRPGDGLVAAVEQSGELLARHFPPDVRNPNELPDRLIETGQ
- a CDS encoding TPM domain-containing protein, which produces MTRIRAVAAALLLCLWGAAALAAPQFPPLSGRVTDASDLLDPAQEQALGAKLESLEKQTGRQLVVATIPDLQGHAIEDYGYQLGRAWGIGRKDVNDGVLLIVAPNEKKVRIEVGYGLEPVLTDALSSVIIQQAILPHFREGRMAEGILAGADALIAQLQLPDEEAQARHAEAARLLAERDRGTGPAGFFWIIVVAVILIVIFSNRGVGRRFRGGRAPVVLWGPGLGGGWGGGRGGFGGGGFSGGGGSFGGGGASGGW
- the mscL gene encoding large conductance mechanosensitive channel protein MscL; protein product: MLSEFKAFIARGNVLDLAVAVIIGGAFGKIVTSLTDDVIMPVVARVFGGLNFSSKFFLLADVPEAYEGSLSDYAALKAAGVPVLGYGEFITQTVNFIILAFIIFLMVKLANRLIERKPATPAATPEDVLLLREIRDELKKRP
- a CDS encoding LemA family protein, which translates into the protein MSLRRFGKIMLPAMLALWLTACGINAIPTAEENAKAKWADVQNQYQRRADLIPNLVATVRGYAEQEREVLVEVTNARARATSVNVSPEQLTDPAAVEQFSQAQGALSQSLGRLLLVVERYPDLKSNQNFLALQSQIEGTENRIAIARLDYNRAVQDYNTEIRTFPSIVGARLIYGAKPMVPFQATSPGAEQAPKVEF
- a CDS encoding VOC family protein produces the protein MPADLGFTHIALVVADMEASLAFYADYANMHVVHRRNGQGRGDVVAWISDGTRPFVIVLIQQPGLKDRPLGPIGHLGVACASREDIDRLAARAAEAGILLKGPEDWGAPVGYWAYIADPDGNVLEISHGQQVELTVENRPG
- a CDS encoding ammonium transporter is translated as MNLLHKIGAGSAMFAASAFAAMPAWAQEVAEEVAPVADKGDTAWMMVSTVLVLMMILPGLALFYGGLTRTKNMLSTMTQIGAAAALAMLIWVMWGYTMAFGDGGNAIISGFGKAFLNGVTPDSMAATFSEGVVIPEYVFICFQMTFAAITVALVLGATVERMKFSATMIFAIIWLTIVYFPIAHMVWAGNGYFFALGALDFAGGTVVHINAGVSALVACLILGKRIGYQKEVMAPHSMTMTFIGTGLLWVGWFGFNAGSALEANGSAALAMINTFVATASAGLFWMIAERLSGHKGSALGFCSGIIAGLVAVTPAAGNSGPFGAIVLGAVASVICFYAVSILKPRLGYDDSLDAFGIHGIGGMIGAIGTGIVYAPWLGGPGGDDFSIGSQLVIQIQTVLATIVWSAVGTAIAIFVAKALTGLRVTEETEREGLDLGEHGERAYNY
- a CDS encoding DUF885 domain-containing protein translates to MSKSSILCAAAGLALLSACAQQSQPPAVSSAPAIAPAASAAGQLRALLAQSDEADLKRNPLNALYRGDMRYAGQFGDHLSDAYLAAERAAAEEDLRRLAEVDRSRLSPTDQVIHDTFKWQRTLDLRGLQPDFALIGVQLPIDHFNGMHIYFPDLSSGEGAAPYKTVADYDHGLSRIDGFVAFLDAAAVRMREGAARGVTQPRLVVENMIGQLDTLIAQGVDKSTFYGPIRNMPEGFTDAEKARLTQAYREAISGKIDPAYKRLRDFLKTEYLPRARASVGLSQMPGGADYYAYLVERQTTTEMTPDEIHQLGLSEVARIKKGMEEIKNQVGFKEPLAKFFDYIRTDPKFKPESAKALGDGYRAIGERVAAAVPKLFSTVPEAPLEIRPVPSYIEKTSAGAYYMAGTPDGSRPGIFYYNSYDLPSRTTPGMETLYLHEAVPGHHFQISLAQENDELPNFLRFDGNTAYVEGWALYSESLGRELGLLTDPYQRFGSYDDEMMRAMRLVVDTGIHAKGWTRDQAIAYMLANSSMGRTDATAEVERYIAYPGQALSYKVGQITIRRLRDRAEAALGARFDIRAFHDQVLTTGALPMEILEAKIDNWIASQKG
- a CDS encoding RcnB family protein gives rise to the protein MRSFILAGLMAATAMPAVAYADSPSRAETRHDRREIRQGMREVHQGRHEVQRDMRRGDWREAREDRRELREDRRELREDRRDYREDRRDAWRDYRSRNRHVFHQPRYMGPSGYRYRAWQPGWRIPSAYYGPRYIIADPWHYRLHRPASGHLRWVRYGDDVLLVDVRNGMIREVIRDFFW